One genomic segment of Campylobacter sp. includes these proteins:
- a CDS encoding GtrA family protein: MTIKRQLFSFLLVGILNTVFGYGLFALFIYLGLYYPLAVLLSTILGVLFNFKTIGGLVFGSNDNKLIFKFILVYVIIYLLNIFFLWLFKRLGFENMYLNGFVLLIPLAAVSFLLNKFFVFRR, encoded by the coding sequence ATGACAATTAAACGCCAGCTATTCTCTTTTCTTTTAGTAGGCATCCTAAATACCGTCTTTGGATATGGGCTTTTTGCCCTTTTTATCTATCTGGGTCTATATTATCCCCTTGCCGTGTTGCTTTCTACGATACTTGGCGTATTGTTTAACTTTAAAACCATAGGCGGACTGGTATTCGGCAGCAACGATAATAAACTTATTTTTAAATTTATTTTAGTGTATGTTATAATATATCTTTTAAACATATTCTTTTTATGGCTTTTTAAGCGGCTTGGATTTGAAAATATGTATCTAAACGGCTTTGTGCTTTTGATCCCGCTGGCTGCGGTATCATTTTTGTTAAATAAATTTTTCGTCTTTAGGAGATGA
- the rfbH gene encoding lipopolysaccharide biosynthesis protein RfbH, with product MTPQELKAEILEKTKEYYRLVHEPVQRAKFEPGKSRVNYAGRVFDEHEIVNLVDSSLDFWLTYGAYSKKFEKEFAKMLGVKWAFLVNSGSSANLLAFFALTSPLLKERRIKKGDEVITVAAGFPTTVAPIVQYGAVPVFVDMELEYFNIDHTKLELALSQKTKAVMVAHTLGNPFNIKAVKEFCDKHDLWLIEDNCDALGSLYDGKPTGTWGDIGTSSFYPPHHMTMGEGGATYTNNPLLKKIMLSMRDWGRDCWCESGVDNTCGRRFSQKFGELPLGYDHKYVYSHFGFNLKASDMQAAVGCAQIEKFPSFVQRRRQNFKKLYDGLKAIRELILVKAQPHSEPSWFGFMMTVADGAKFSRNELSEHLEKAGVQTRNLFAGNMIKHPLFAELKLGVDYKISGELKNTDKIMNDSFWVGVYPGMSDEKIEYIIKVIKEFISAKS from the coding sequence ATGACCCCGCAAGAATTAAAAGCTGAAATTTTAGAAAAGACGAAAGAGTATTATAGGCTGGTTCATGAGCCGGTGCAGAGAGCTAAATTTGAGCCTGGCAAAAGTCGCGTAAATTACGCAGGCAGAGTCTTTGATGAGCACGAAATAGTAAATTTAGTAGATAGTTCACTTGATTTTTGGCTCACATATGGCGCATATTCTAAAAAATTTGAAAAAGAATTTGCCAAAATGCTTGGCGTAAAATGGGCATTTTTGGTAAATAGCGGAAGCAGCGCAAATCTACTTGCATTTTTTGCACTTACCTCGCCACTTCTAAAAGAGCGCCGCATAAAAAAGGGCGACGAAGTCATAACAGTAGCGGCAGGCTTTCCTACGACGGTTGCGCCTATCGTGCAATATGGTGCCGTTCCCGTTTTTGTCGATATGGAGCTTGAATATTTTAATATAGACCATACGAAACTTGAACTTGCGCTTAGTCAAAAAACAAAAGCCGTCATGGTAGCTCATACCCTGGGAAATCCTTTTAATATAAAAGCCGTGAAGGAATTTTGTGATAAGCATGATTTGTGGCTTATCGAGGATAACTGCGACGCGCTGGGTTCTCTGTATGACGGTAAGCCTACCGGCACATGGGGGGATATAGGCACAAGCAGCTTCTACCCGCCTCATCATATGACGATGGGTGAGGGCGGCGCCACATACACAAACAATCCGCTGCTTAAAAAAATTATGCTAAGTATGCGTGATTGGGGACGCGATTGCTGGTGTGAGAGCGGCGTAGATAATACCTGTGGCAGGCGCTTTTCGCAAAAATTTGGTGAGCTACCGCTCGGGTACGATCATAAATACGTTTATTCGCACTTCGGATTTAATTTAAAAGCCTCCGATATGCAAGCTGCCGTAGGTTGTGCGCAGATAGAGAAATTCCCTAGCTTCGTGCAGCGCCGTAGGCAAAATTTTAAAAAGCTTTATGACGGGCTGAAAGCTATAAGGGAGCTTATTTTAGTTAAAGCTCAGCCGCATTCCGAGCCTAGTTGGTTCGGCTTTATGATGACGGTTGCGGACGGGGCAAAATTTAGTAGAAATGAGCTTAGCGAGCATCTAGAGAAGGCGGGTGTGCAAACAAGAAATTTATTTGCGGGCAATATGATCAAGCATCCGCTATTTGCAGAGCTAAAACTCGGAGTAGATTATAAAATTTCAGGCGAGTTAAAAAATACCGATAAGATAATGAATGATAGCTTCTGGGTCGGTGTATATCCCGGAATGAGCGACGAGAAGATAGAATACATCATAAAAGTAATTAAAGAATTTATATCAGCAAAAAGCTAA
- a CDS encoding NAD(P)-dependent oxidoreductase, producing the protein MNLFITGGGGFIGSHLKKRLALNGNFNVFAPKSSELNLTDEIAVDDFVRAHKIDTIVHLANRGGGRDTLDMINVTEYNLRIFFNIAKQKNKVAKIISFGSGAEYGKHKPIINAREDDYKEALPLDEYGFYKAITSHYIEDCADNIIQLRLFGIYGEMENYRYKFITNAVVKNLLHLPITINQNVFFDYMYVEDLLNVVEFYIENDARHKIYNASSGTKIDLLSLAALVNEASDFKSEISVLNEGLNNEYTSDNSLLKSEMKDKFKLTPHSEAIGKIHRYFKQNFASLDLDTIKKDPYLGKINEIWKGKK; encoded by the coding sequence ATGAATCTTTTCATCACGGGCGGTGGCGGTTTTATTGGATCGCATCTAAAAAAGCGTCTTGCACTAAATGGTAATTTTAATGTTTTCGCTCCAAAAAGTAGCGAGTTAAATTTGACTGACGAAATCGCAGTTGACGATTTTGTCCGTGCGCATAAAATCGATACTATCGTTCATCTAGCTAATCGCGGCGGCGGTCGCGATACGCTGGATATGATAAATGTGACCGAATATAATTTGCGGATTTTTTTCAATATTGCTAAGCAAAAAAATAAGGTTGCAAAGATTATATCGTTTGGAAGCGGTGCAGAGTACGGCAAGCACAAGCCGATAATAAATGCTCGCGAGGATGATTATAAAGAGGCGCTTCCGCTTGATGAATACGGTTTTTACAAAGCTATCACGTCGCATTACATTGAGGATTGCGCGGATAATATTATCCAGCTTCGTTTATTTGGAATTTACGGCGAGATGGAGAATTACCGCTATAAATTTATCACAAATGCCGTAGTAAAAAACCTACTGCACCTACCCATCACGATAAATCAAAACGTATTTTTTGATTATATGTATGTTGAGGATCTACTAAACGTAGTGGAATTTTATATAGAAAATGATGCACGACATAAAATTTACAATGCAAGCAGCGGTACGAAAATCGATCTGCTTAGCCTGGCTGCGCTGGTAAATGAGGCGAGCGATTTTAAATCCGAGATAAGCGTGCTAAATGAAGGGCTAAATAACGAATACACTTCCGACAATAGCCTATTAAAATCCGAAATGAAAGATAAATTCAAGCTTACGCCGCATTCGGAAGCGATCGGTAAAATTCACAGATATTTTAAACAAAATTTTGCTAGCTTAGACTTAGATACCATAAAAAAAGATCCATATTTGGGAAAAATCAATGAAATTTGGAAAGGCAAAAAATGA
- a CDS encoding aldolase/citrate lyase family protein encodes MNTLEYEMIEILKRLKNDYGVFEIKAEYENEGSRQEELCRLKDITSKVGLPIIMKIGGVEAVTDIYNAITLGVNGIIAPMAETKFAVSKFLGAINTFVAEDNRNDIEFAINVETITCYDNFDDILSLPNINTLSGVTIGRVDFTSSMGKDRSFADSDEMLKHCENIFTKARAKGLKCGLGGAISAKSCDFIKYLISKGLLDKYETRKIVYCKDAVNNMEAGILAGVEFELAWLKSKRRYYHRIKSEDEKRIEMLEKRLSAR; translated from the coding sequence ATGAATACTTTAGAGTACGAGATGATCGAAATTTTAAAAAGGCTCAAGAATGATTATGGCGTTTTTGAAATTAAGGCGGAATATGAAAATGAAGGTAGTAGGCAGGAGGAACTTTGTAGACTAAAAGATATTACTTCTAAAGTTGGGCTTCCTATTATTATGAAAATCGGAGGCGTCGAAGCGGTAACCGATATATATAACGCTATTACTCTAGGTGTAAATGGTATCATAGCGCCGATGGCAGAAACAAAATTTGCCGTTAGTAAATTTTTGGGAGCTATAAACACTTTTGTTGCTGAGGATAATCGCAATGACATAGAATTTGCGATTAATGTAGAAACTATAACCTGCTATGATAATTTTGATGATATTCTATCCTTGCCTAATATAAATACTCTTTCTGGCGTAACAATCGGAAGAGTCGATTTTACAAGTTCGATGGGTAAAGATAGAAGCTTTGCAGATAGCGATGAAATGCTAAAACATTGTGAAAATATTTTTACTAAAGCGAGAGCTAAGGGATTAAAATGCGGTTTAGGTGGAGCCATATCCGCGAAGTCATGCGATTTTATTAAATATCTCATTTCCAAAGGACTACTTGATAAATACGAAACGCGAAAGATCGTATATTGCAAAGATGCTGTAAACAATATGGAAGCCGGAATTTTAGCTGGCGTTGAATTTGAATTAGCTTGGCTTAAGAGCAAGCGTAGGTATTATCACAGAATCAAGTCCGAGGATGAGAAAAGAATCGAAATGCTTGAAAAAAGGCTAAGCGCTAGATGA
- a CDS encoding AroB-related putative sugar phosphate phospholyase (cyclizing): MSLKIESNIRDYDVYFEGVWEFLDELARGQNFTLVIDKNVFKIYEAKFKSFDSKDIFIFDAIEENKTYKSVCEIYDFLIGKAAKRNLTFVSIGGGITQDVSGFVASTLYRGLKWIFIPTTFLAITDSCIGSKTSLNYGSYKNLIGTFYPPQKIYINTDFLDTLTELDFYSGLGECIKFQLMQEVYPKNFDLISETIRNLATKKECRVSVIKENMKIKLGYMLGDEFDLGRRNMLNYGHCFGHALETSSKYFVPHGIAVTIGVIFANAIALMRKLINSNLFDYINKNILLPYIPLKLCEAHMDAKILLQAMKNDKKRIGDFLTVIIPDSEFKMTKVADVTDEEFFTALNMTKSILIKE; the protein is encoded by the coding sequence ATGAGCTTAAAGATCGAATCAAATATCAGAGACTATGATGTCTATTTTGAAGGGGTATGGGAATTTTTAGATGAATTAGCTAGAGGGCAAAATTTTACTTTAGTAATAGATAAGAATGTTTTTAAAATTTATGAGGCTAAATTTAAATCTTTTGATTCAAAGGATATTTTTATTTTTGACGCGATCGAAGAAAACAAAACCTATAAATCTGTTTGTGAAATTTATGATTTTTTAATTGGCAAGGCCGCCAAGAGGAATTTGACATTTGTATCCATAGGCGGCGGTATAACGCAGGACGTAAGTGGATTTGTCGCGTCTACGTTGTATAGGGGGTTGAAGTGGATTTTTATACCGACTACTTTTTTAGCGATAACAGATAGTTGTATCGGTAGTAAAACCTCATTAAATTATGGTAGTTACAAAAATTTGATAGGCACATTCTATCCGCCACAAAAAATTTATATTAATACCGATTTTTTAGATACTTTGACTGAGCTGGATTTTTATAGTGGACTTGGTGAGTGTATAAAATTTCAATTAATGCAGGAAGTTTATCCAAAAAATTTTGATCTTATCTCAGAGACAATAAGAAATTTAGCTACTAAAAAAGAATGTCGTGTCTCTGTTATAAAGGAAAATATGAAAATAAAACTTGGTTATATGTTGGGGGACGAATTCGATCTTGGCAGAAGAAATATGCTGAATTATGGCCATTGTTTTGGCCATGCGCTTGAGACTTCATCGAAATATTTCGTTCCGCACGGTATTGCTGTAACGATAGGTGTTATTTTTGCTAACGCTATAGCTTTAATGCGAAAGTTGATTAATAGCAATCTATTTGATTACATAAATAAAAATATCTTATTGCCGTACATTCCTTTAAAATTGTGCGAGGCACATATGGATGCGAAAATTTTACTACAAGCTATGAAAAACGATAAAAAACGGATAGGTGATTTTCTAACCGTGATAATTCCAGATAGCGAGTTTAAGATGACGAAAGTTGCAGACGTAACGGATGAAGAATTTTTTACGGCGCTTAATATGACAAAGTCTATTTTGATAAAGGAGTAG
- a CDS encoding SDR family oxidoreductase — MEKQNILITGASRGIGKAIADELTSVGFNCITPSSKELNLNDKNSVVRYIAKNSDLDIYGLVNCAGINILASLDEIDDEKFDDMINVNLRSVISLAKFASVSMRRNEGGKIVNISSIWGVRSKARRTLYSITKFGINGITKALARELGEFNILVNSVAPGYVDTDLTRQNVPLAEQVKIKQEIPLGRFAQTSEIAKLVAFLIGKENSYISGQVIVIDGGFLA; from the coding sequence TTGGAAAAACAAAATATTTTAATAACGGGCGCTAGTAGAGGGATTGGCAAGGCTATAGCCGACGAATTAACTAGCGTTGGATTTAATTGTATAACCCCAAGCTCAAAGGAACTAAATTTAAATGATAAAAATAGCGTAGTGCGTTATATAGCTAAAAATTCCGATTTAGACATATACGGTTTGGTTAATTGCGCAGGGATAAACATACTGGCATCTTTAGATGAGATTGATGATGAAAAATTTGATGATATGATAAACGTTAACTTAAGGTCTGTTATATCGTTGGCAAAATTTGCCTCTGTGTCTATGAGGCGCAATGAAGGCGGAAAGATCGTAAATATCAGCTCCATTTGGGGGGTGAGATCAAAGGCCCGCAGGACTCTTTATTCAATCACCAAATTCGGTATAAATGGAATTACGAAAGCGCTTGCTAGAGAACTTGGAGAATTTAATATCTTAGTAAATTCCGTAGCCCCGGGGTATGTCGATACGGATCTAACGAGGCAAAATGTTCCACTTGCCGAACAAGTCAAAATCAAACAAGAAATTCCGCTCGGTAGATTTGCGCAGACTTCCGAGATAGCAAAACTGGTAGCATTCTTGATCGGCAAGGAAAACTCCTATATAAGCGGACAAGTGATAGTAATAGACGGAGGATTTTTGGCATGA
- a CDS encoding thiamine pyrophosphate-binding protein has product MIKVSDFIAKFIAEHEDTAKTVFMVSGGGNMHLIDSLGKNENLEYVCNHHEQACAIAAEGYARVSNKIGIAYVTTGPGGTNAITGVYGAWVDSIPTMIISGQVKFQTTIASQPKLNLRQLGDQEVNIIDIVRPITKYAVMITDKNSIKFHLQKAIYEAKHGRPGPVWLDVPLDIQGAMVDEADLIEFEIPEAPKFDTKIPQVLDALKAAKRPVIIVGNGVTLADANEEFLKLIEILKIPVIGTFARYDIVRNDHELFFGRYGTIGNRAANFVVQNSDLIIAVGARLNIRAVSYNWEFFGREAKKILVDIDENELNKKTIAADIKIKSDAKAFVSDLRSALKNKPDFESWLEICKNYRKNYPTIEPFRQVVQGCVDSYNFFDILSSDKPDLVYVFGNGTACVSSYQSLKLYKNQKVVVNSGCASMGYDLPAAIGACFANGKGNTICVTGEGSLQMNIQELQTIIHHRLPIKIFVLNNAGYISIRNTQNNFFKGHKVGSDKDSGVSFPDIVKLAEVYGFEACRIENQLNLKRELEKILSKPGAVVCEIMLSPTEKMEPKLSSEIKPDGKMISKPLEDMFPFLPREEFYKNMIVRPVEE; this is encoded by the coding sequence ATGATAAAAGTTAGCGATTTTATAGCAAAATTTATAGCCGAACACGAAGATACCGCAAAGACCGTATTTATGGTCTCGGGTGGCGGCAATATGCACCTGATAGATTCGCTTGGCAAAAATGAAAATTTAGAGTATGTCTGCAATCATCATGAACAGGCTTGCGCGATAGCTGCAGAGGGCTATGCACGCGTCTCAAATAAGATCGGTATCGCGTATGTTACCACAGGCCCTGGCGGGACGAACGCGATTACTGGCGTTTACGGTGCCTGGGTGGATTCGATCCCTACTATGATCATATCGGGGCAGGTGAAATTTCAAACGACCATTGCTTCGCAACCCAAGCTAAATTTGCGTCAGCTCGGCGATCAAGAGGTTAATATCATTGATATTGTAAGACCTATCACAAAATACGCCGTAATGATAACGGATAAAAATAGCATAAAATTTCATCTGCAAAAAGCTATTTATGAGGCTAAGCACGGCAGACCCGGACCCGTATGGCTGGATGTGCCGCTAGACATACAAGGCGCGATGGTGGACGAAGCAGATCTGATAGAATTTGAAATCCCCGAAGCGCCGAAGTTTGACACAAAAATCCCGCAGGTTTTAGATGCGTTAAAAGCTGCTAAACGCCCCGTTATCATTGTAGGTAACGGCGTAACGCTTGCCGACGCTAACGAAGAATTTCTAAAACTAATCGAAATTTTAAAAATCCCCGTTATCGGTACTTTCGCTAGATACGATATCGTTAGAAATGACCACGAGCTGTTTTTTGGCAGATATGGCACTATCGGCAATAGGGCGGCAAATTTTGTCGTGCAAAATTCCGATCTCATCATCGCCGTAGGCGCTAGATTAAATATCCGTGCAGTTAGCTATAACTGGGAATTCTTCGGCAGAGAAGCAAAAAAAATTTTGGTCGATATCGACGAAAACGAACTAAACAAAAAAACAATTGCTGCAGATATTAAGATTAAATCCGATGCGAAGGCCTTTGTATCGGATTTACGATCTGCACTGAAAAACAAACCGGATTTTGAATCTTGGCTTGAAATTTGCAAAAATTATAGAAAAAATTATCCTACGATCGAGCCTTTTAGGCAGGTGGTGCAGGGTTGTGTAGATTCGTATAATTTTTTTGATATTCTATCAAGCGATAAGCCCGATTTAGTTTATGTTTTTGGCAACGGCACGGCGTGTGTTTCGTCATATCAGAGCTTGAAACTATATAAAAATCAAAAAGTCGTAGTCAATTCCGGCTGCGCTTCGATGGGATATGATCTACCTGCCGCAATCGGTGCGTGTTTTGCAAACGGCAAGGGCAATACTATATGCGTCACTGGAGAGGGCAGCTTGCAGATGAATATTCAAGAGCTTCAGACCATAATTCATCATAGGCTTCCAATCAAAATTTTTGTGCTGAATAATGCAGGTTATATTTCTATTAGAAATACTCAAAATAACTTTTTCAAAGGACACAAGGTAGGCTCGGATAAAGACAGCGGCGTGAGCTTTCCCGATATCGTAAAATTAGCAGAGGTCTATGGCTTTGAAGCTTGCAGGATAGAAAATCAACTAAATTTAAAAAGGGAGTTGGAGAAAATTCTATCCAAACCCGGTGCGGTAGTTTGCGAAATAATGCTCTCGCCTACTGAAAAAATGGAGCCAAAATTATCATCTGAGATAAAGCCTGATGGCAAAATGATCTCAAAGCCGCTTGAAGATATGTTTCCGTTTTTGCCGCGAGAGGAATTTTATAAAAATATGATAGTAAGGCCGGTGGAGGAATAA
- the rfbG gene encoding CDP-glucose 4,6-dehydratase: protein MNSVVATQEVQNLYSGIYKGKTILLTGHTGFKGSWLSLWLERMGAKVIGYSLPAPTEPNHIGLLNLNIVQIMGDIRDLAKLNEVFAAYKPDIVFHFAAQALVRPSYADPITTYETNVIGTLKVLEACRKAGVRAIVNITSDKAYENKEWVWGYRESDPMGGYDPYSSSKGCADLLASSYRNSFFNEKDYGAKHQTLLATCRAGNVIGGGDWAQDRLICDVMRAAAKNEAVTIRNPHATRPWQHVLEPLGGYLLVGQKLLEGRKEFGSAWNFGPSDDGAIRVLDVLKSAKRYWDKIEFEISSDADQPHEANLLKLDCSKARALLGWKPVWDSETAFEKTVKWYKNFYENGTIDTEQNLNDYVKEMMR, encoded by the coding sequence ATGAACAGTGTGGTAGCAACACAAGAAGTACAAAATTTATATTCCGGGATTTATAAGGGCAAAACCATTTTGCTTACCGGACATACCGGCTTTAAGGGCTCGTGGCTTAGTCTGTGGCTGGAGCGCATGGGTGCGAAAGTGATAGGCTATTCGCTTCCGGCGCCTACAGAGCCAAATCATATAGGACTTTTAAATTTAAATATCGTCCAGATAATGGGCGACATACGGGATCTTGCTAAATTAAACGAAGTCTTTGCAGCTTATAAACCAGACATTGTATTTCACTTTGCCGCTCAGGCGCTCGTACGCCCATCTTATGCCGATCCTATCACAACCTACGAAACCAATGTCATCGGCACATTAAAAGTCCTTGAAGCTTGTAGAAAAGCAGGCGTTCGCGCGATCGTAAATATCACAAGTGATAAGGCTTATGAAAATAAAGAATGGGTTTGGGGATATCGCGAGAGCGATCCTATGGGCGGATATGATCCATATAGTTCGTCGAAAGGCTGCGCGGATCTTCTGGCTAGTTCATATCGAAACTCCTTTTTTAATGAAAAAGATTACGGCGCAAAGCATCAAACGCTGCTTGCTACGTGTCGCGCAGGTAACGTTATAGGCGGTGGAGACTGGGCGCAAGACAGATTGATTTGCGATGTTATGCGCGCAGCAGCTAAAAATGAAGCGGTAACGATCCGCAATCCGCATGCGACACGCCCTTGGCAGCACGTGCTCGAGCCGCTTGGCGGATATTTGCTCGTGGGGCAAAAGTTGCTTGAAGGGCGAAAGGAGTTCGGCAGCGCATGGAATTTCGGACCTAGTGACGATGGTGCGATTAGAGTGCTTGATGTATTGAAAAGCGCCAAGCGATATTGGGATAAGATAGAATTTGAAATCAGCTCCGACGCGGATCAGCCGCATGAGGCAAATTTATTGAAGCTTGATTGCTCTAAAGCGCGTGCGCTGCTTGGCTGGAAGCCCGTTTGGGACAGCGAAACGGCATTTGAAAAAACTGTAAAATGGTATAAAAATTTCTACGAAAACGGCACAATCGATACCGAGCAAAATTTAAACGACTACGTAAAAGAGATGATGCGATGA